From a single Salvelinus sp. IW2-2015 linkage group LG22, ASM291031v2, whole genome shotgun sequence genomic region:
- the rnpepl1 gene encoding aminopeptidase RNPEPL1 isoform X2 → MAQFQRPTLCCCRKVLTVPSKSCEGGQGLGQCRLVDIASASNFHCFKLRHFHLDLRLNFAVKEITGWQVLELVAIQPGVQTLVLDTHPSLLIHSIDCKVPGTTGAQNISPSLTYRVDPFTDYGSSLNISLPAYVIRPHRAFQITVRYTTTDGPAIWWLDAELTCGQTRPLVFTQGHSVCNRSFFPCFDTPAVKSTYTATVRVPEGVTVLMSASRSAYSKQDRVFQFSMEYPVPAYLVALVAGDLQHVDIGPRSRVWAEPCILTCAVSKLGGSVERWLNVAEDLFGPYVWGRYDIVFLPPSFPIVAMENPCLTFIISSILESREFLLIDVIHEIAHGWFGNAVTNATWEEMWLSEGLATYAQRRITTEAYGEAFTCLETVFRLDALHRQMRLLGDNNPVSKLQVKFEPGINPSSLMNLFTYEKGFCFVSYLSQLCGNVKRFDSFLRAYIEQFKFSSVVAQDLLDFFLGFFPELKESCVAQREGLEFERWLNGCGPPLCEPDLSAGGVLTGPVQSLCDLWASEPPDPEAIANFNLSSWSTFQTVLFLDRLLDRSPLSHEVMGQLSRCYSAQLDEMNAEVRIRWLQIVVRNSFYPDLPRIRGFLHKHDNDQRLTSRLCKGYLTKTESDGVLHQMTWPPQSPNLNPIEMVWDELDRRVKEKQPTSAQHMWELFQDCWKSIPHEAG, encoded by the exons ATGGCCCAATTCCAGCGTCCGACACTGTGTTGCTGCCGCAAAGTGCTCACAGTGCCTAGCAAGTCGTGTGAGGGCGGCCAAGGTCTGGGTCAGTGTCGCCTTGTCGACATCGCCTCTGCGTCCAACTTCCACTGCTTCAAGCTTCGCCACTTTCATCTCGACCTCCGCCTCAACTTTGCCGTAAAGGAGATCACTGGGTGGCAAGTCCTGGAACTTGTGGCTATCCAACCAGGAGTGCAGACTTTGGTTTTGGACACTCACCCATCCTTGCTAATTCATTCCATAGACTGCAAGGTGCCTGGCACCACCGGTGCCCAGAACATTTCCCCGTCGCTCACCTACCGGGTAGACCCATTCACAGACTATGGATCTTCCCTGAATATCAGCCTCCCAGCCTATGTGATACGGCCGCATCGGGCTTTCCAGATCACCGTTCGCTACACAACGACAGACGGTCCTGCG ATCTGGTGGCTGGATGCAGAGCTGACGTGTGGTCAGACTCGCCCGCTAGTCTTCACTCAGGGCCACTCTGTCTGCAACCGATCCTTCTTCCCCTGCTTCGACACCCCTGCTGTCAAGAGTACCTACACCGCTACTGTCAGA gtcccGGAAGGTGTGACAGTGTTGATGAGTGCCTCCCGTAGTGCCTACTCCAAGCaggacagagtgttccagttctcCATGGAGTACCCCGTCCCAGCCTACCTGGTGGCACTGGTGGCAGGAGACCTGCAGCACGTCGACATCGGCCCCAG GAGCCGGGTGTGGGCAGAGCCGTGTATACTGACCTGTGCTGTGAGCAAGCTAGGGGGTAGCGTGGAGCGTTGGCTGAATGTGGCCGAGGACCTCTTCGGACCCTATGTGTGGGGAAG GTACGACATAGTGTTCCTGCCTCCGTCGTTCCCCATCGTGGCCATGGAGAACCCCTGCCTCACCTTCATCATCTCCTCCATCCTGGAGAGCCGGGAGTTCCTGCTGATCGACGTCATCCACGAGATTGCCCATGGCTGGTTCGGCAACGCGGTCACCAACGCCACCTGGGAAGAGATGTGGCTGAGCGAGGGACTGGCCACCTACGCACAGAGACGCATCACTACCGAGGCCTACG GTGAGGCCTTCACCTGTCTGGAGACGGTGTTCCGTCTAGACGCCCTGCACAGACAGATGCGTCTCCTAGGAGACAACAACCCTGTCAGCAAGCTGCAGGTCAAATTTGAGCCAG GTATTAATCCCAGTAGTCTGATGAACTTGTTCACTTATGAGAAAGGCTTTTGCTTCGTCTCGTACCTCTCTCAACTCTGTGGCAATGTCAAGCGCTTCGACAGCTTCCTGAGG GCCTACATAGAGCAGTTTAAGTTCAGCAGTGTTGTGGCCCAGGACCTGCTCGATTTYTTCTTGGGCTTCTTCCCGGAGCTGAAGGAGAGCTGTGTGgcacagagagagg gGTTGGAGTTTGAGCGGTGGTTGAACGGTTGTGGCCCCCCTCTGTGCGAACCGGACCTCTCGGCCGGGGGGGTTCTGACCGGTCCTGTCCAGAGTCTGTGTGACCTGTGGGCCAGCGAACCCCCGGACCCTGAGGCCATCGCAAACTTTAACCTCTCCTCTTGGAGCACCTTCCAGACCGTTCTCTTCCTGGACAGACTGTTGGACCGCTCGCCCCTCTCACACG aggttATGGGTCAGTTGTCACGCTGCTACTCGGCCCAGCTGGATGAGATGAACGCTGAGGTGCGCATCCGCTGGCTGCAGATTGTGGTGCGGAACAGCTTCTACCCGGACCTGCCCCGCATCCGCGGCTTCCTGCACAAACAC gacaatgaccaaagactcacctccaggctgtgtaagggatatttgaccaagacggagagtgatggagtgctgcatcagatgacctggcctccacaatcccccaacctcaacccaattgagatggtttgggatgagttggaccgcagagtgaaggaaaagcagccaacaagtgctcagcatatgtgggaactctttcaagactgttggaaaagcattcctcatgaagctggttga